The Juglans regia cultivar Chandler chromosome 1, Walnut 2.0, whole genome shotgun sequence nucleotide sequence tgGGTTTTTACTTGTTTGAGGTGGATATCCTAGTTCATCTGGAATTGAAACTGCAACTGACCATTTTTTTCTGATAAATAAAGGTCACCTatttaaaatggaaaaagagcatgttttactttttttttttttaaaataatggcTTATATTTAATGTCTATTCTCCTTGCTGTCTTGCTGAGCTGTGTCTGTCTACTAATCACTTATTTCTTATCAGAAACTCGGTATAAGCTTACATCCACCATTGAGGGTGATAAACAGCAACTTCAACGGTTACATAATGCGTGCTTAGGAATTCCTCAGGTACACTATCAAAAAGTATTCACAGAATGTAATTCTGCTGCATGTTACAAGTTTTCACATTTCATGCATGATAGTTGCATGGATTTCTAAATTTGTTGGTATGGATGACTGATAGTTACAAGTTTTCGCATTTCCGGTTCACAATAGAATGTTTGCGGTGTATTCTTCAGTAACATGATGACTTATTAACTGCAACTTGTCTTGATGGTACAAGAAATGTGGCTATTTCTTTTGGCCACTTGTTTAACCAAGTTAAACATTGCAATGCACTATGGAgtacattttaaaaatcttgTTCCGAAACACATTAATGACAAATTAGTTTGAATACTGGAATTTGCTGTTGGTTTATTTATGGGACAATCTGCTTGCATAACAACAGTAGCTACTTCAGGATGAATGATTAGTTAGTTATGAATCAGTCAATTGGGCAGGGTGCAGGTTTGCCCAAGCTCAGCCCCTAAGAAATTTCTGCTCATCAAGCTTGGCTCCACCCAAATAAAGAATTAGAagttatactatttttttttttttgtgtaattaagACTGTAATGTTTTTCATCTGGTAATGTTTTTCTCATTCAATTTCCATATTCATTTACTattataatctaattttttttccattatcctaatttattaatattgattatttgattttttctatatagATTTAGGATCATCATTCATCACAACTATTGATGACTGAAGAGTCGAAGGCTTCATTGAGAATCTATTTGGAAtcttgaagaatgaagatttgtgaaattttattcaaGAACAATTGTTGCTTACTTGCTTAAGacaatttggttttgtttgtaatgtgtattaaaTATCTAgtggagtttttatttatttatttttagttatctagtaattagtatataagataataagacTATGAATGCCAGTCACAATGGGTGGGGCCCTGCTGTAGGAACCGCAAAAATAAATGTAAGCAGCAATGGGAGGATGGATGAGCCTTCAAAAGAAGATTCCAATGGATGGGATTTGCCTGATTCTGGGACGGTTGGCAATACAACTCAACATGGGCAAACCAGTGGTAATATTTCTCCTGTTGCTCCCACAAACAGTGGCGTTTCTACATCCGCTTCTTCAGCTTCAGTTCCATCTGCTGCTCCTATTCCTGAGGAGTGTTTGGACGAAGGGCCAATTCACCATCCATCCATTGATTTCAGCCCAGTGGACTGGTCCGTTCCAGCCACAGAGGATGGGGCTTCTGTAACAAATGATGTGAAAGATGAAGCCAGTTTTTCCTCGTGTATCATATGTTGAGAAGCTCCAATAGAGGGAGCATGCATTCCCTGTGGTCATATGGCTGGTTGCATGTCCTGTTTGGTTGAGATCAAGGCCAAGAAAGGTGTTTGCCCTGTTTGCCGATCCAAGATAAAGCAAGTTGTGAGGCTTTACGCTGTCTGATAAGTGAACATATTACTATGGAGCTGGGAATCTGggattgttttaagattttgacattaatatattttttatccatGAGCTTGTGACATTCATTTAATGGATGGGGTTTTGAACATAAATGCACATATTGCAACCCTGTCATTTTTGTGATGTACAGttagcaaggggaactgctctCTCGTTTTATGGAACTCTTCTGGAAATGGTGTTTTTTCAATGTTACTGCAATTACAGAGTATGTATAGACTAGCAGTCTGACAAGTACCTATGCTATGGCCTCTATGAATCTGCTTTAGTGCTGTGTAATCCATCCCTTGGAATAGAAGACGAGTAAGTTAATGAATCAATTACGTgtttttaatgtgttttataAATTGTGACGTGCCAATTGAAGTTGGGTGACATTCCAGGTAAATCTTTGTCACCTTCGATATATGCCAAAAATGTGTCCTGAAATATTTGATGATGCCTACACAGCAACAGAGCCTACAGGTACCAACATCGATGACCCTACTCTTCCATTTATCTGAAAAGAGAGGGTGAAACCAGCACATGGCATGCTTCGTAGAATCCACGAAAATCTCCAACTTGTCGTAACTTGCTACTACGACACTTGCATAACACAGTTCACCATTGTGATCCAGTGTTGTACTGCATGTTTTGCTGCTCATAACTTTACCCAGCTGGCAAAGCTGAACTGAAGGCTTGACTGTGAGTCACTGATTTTAGACTCCAAAAGTCCtatcctcctctctctctctctcccccccccctcccttTCATGAATCTGTCCTTTCCTGGCACTGGCAGCATTGCTTAAAcggcaaaaaaaaattaagaaaaaaaaaggcgaAACAATCAAGAAATTTACAAGATAAAGGGAAACAAAATATTGTTGAAGTAAAGGGATGGATACTAATTCCTCTATATGGGAAAAACtctaattacaaattaattacataaaaataattctataaattgatatgacttgatgtgattcatcagattgtaaaattatttttattataaaatagatctaacgaatcagaTAAACCTACATAAATTTATAggattgtttttgtataattcattcGTGGATATAACAATTATCATTCTATATTACGCCTTTTTTAGTGTTTAGGTTTTGAAGTTGGGAGGTGCAAGCATGCGCTTTTAAGAAATGAACTGGAGGTCAAACAAGTAAAAGGGTCAATAATTCATTCACCAAATcaatgtgaaatattttcattgctAAGTAAACTGAATCTACACCAAGTGTTCATGCTGAGCACTTTGTTTACTGAGAAGGTAGGGGCCTCTTCACGCCAAGAAAgaaggcaaaaagaaaaaagaaaaaataataataataaatgaagggACAATTTAATGATTCAGCTGCTTTTATGTCAGTGAAAATGGAAGGTGTGCCTACATAGTGTGATGTGGGGTGCCAGGATGCAACAGGCTAGAGATTGACATTAA carries:
- the LOC118349260 gene encoding probable E3 ubiquitin-protein ligase XBOS34, with the protein product MNASHNGWGPAVGTAKINVSSNGRMDEPSKEDSNGWDLPDSGTVGNTTQHGQTSGNISPVAPTNSGVSTSASSASVPSAAPIPEECLDEGPIHHPSIDFSPVDWSVPATEDGASVTNDVKDEASFSSCIIC